ACTCGTTCCGTTTGATTGCCAAGAAGATGCTTGAGAACCTTGTGAAACGGCTGGATGAACAGGAAGTCGAGTTGGAATACAGTGACAACGTTGTTGACTGGATCGTCCGGGAAGGTACGGACGCAGAGTTTGGCGCAAGACCGTTGAAGCGTTTCATCCAACGCCACGTCGAAACAGCTGTCGCTAAGGAAATCATCAAAGGCGACTTGAGAGATGATGAGAAGTTGGTGCTGCGGATGGAAGATGGAAAGTTGCAGATTGATAAGAAATAATATAAGCCCTGGATGCCGATATCGAATCGGTGTCCAGGGCTTTTTTTGAATTAATTATTTCGAAGAGTTCTCGTTATCGGGGGCAAGTTCTCGTTTAACGTCGAAGAGTTCTCGTTACCGGGGGGCAAGTTCTCGTTTAACGTCGAAGAGTTCTCGTTATCGGGTGAGAAGTACTCATTCTTCCTTAATTTTCATTAAGAAGCAATTAGTTTTCATTCCTACAAATAAAAAAACCATCCACACTGAAGTGAACGGCTTTACGGATGGTCAATAATCTGCGACTTCTCCGTCTGGAGTGATTGCAGTAATGCAAAGGATGATGACTGCCAAGACGATCGAAGCGACAAGTCCCGCTCTGAAGTCGAAAGCCATACCGGCGATTGAACCTGCTACATAGTTAACCATCGTTACAAGTAGAAAAGACCAAACAAATGCCATGATGTATTTCATCGAATTCACCTCATCGTAACTATTTCCTCGTAATCATACCATAGCACGTCCCATCTATAAACAAAATTATGCCTTGTCGATATATTCTTTGGCGAAATCGTGTCGACATATTGAAAAACAGACTGTAATCTTCTATAATTAATACCAGGTACTAATAATAGATGATAAGGAACGGGGTATGTAAGATGAATGCAGGATTGATCGGCATAGGGAAATTTGTTCCTTCACAAGTTGTAACAAACCATGATCTTGAACAGCGCATCGATACGACGGACGAATGGATCCGTACGCGCACCGGCATTGAAGAAAGGCGCATCGCCGATGATAATACCAATACGTCCGATATGGCGTA
The sequence above is drawn from the Sporosarcina luteola genome and encodes:
- a CDS encoding DUF2929 family protein, translating into MKYIMAFVWSFLLVTMVNYVAGSIAGMAFDFRAGLVASIVLAVIILCITAITPDGEVADY